Genomic window (Kangiella profundi):
GATTGAGGAAGCCGACGATATTCTGGTCAGCGGAAAAGTAAAACAAAAAGGCCATATCCATATCTGATGTTGGCCTTTGTGACAGTTTTATGTCTCTAATTTACTTGCTTAGAATGAATTCCTCTCGTTAACCCATTGACCTCGCTAAGTAACTTTTGCGCTGCGAACAATTCGCGCAAATAACCTTGGGAAAAACCGTTTCAGGTAAACCGCGTTCGTTTCTCTGCCACCAATAAAGGCTTCCGCTTTTCCCTTCCGCCAGGCTTTTAAAATTTTCTCGGCGCAAACTTCAGGACTCATACCATGCTCCTGTGCATCATCCATCTTGTTCTGTTCCGAGCCATCTGCGAGCAATGCTTTATAGGTTAAATTGGTTTTGATAAAGCCCGGATAGATGGTCGTGAATTGCACGCCCTGACCATGCAGTTCAGCTCGTAAACTGTCCATATATGCTGTTACTGCATGCTTGGAAGCTGCATAGGCAGAACGTAATGGTGTCGTAAACTTTCCAACCAGTGAACTGACCGTAATCACACCACCTTGCTTACGCTCCAATAAATGAGGCAGTAAACTTTGAGTCAGCTTTACGGTTCCAAAATAGTTAATTTCCATTAGGCGACGATGCACTTCAAGATCAGTTTCTAGCACTTTTGAGCGTTGGCTTAATCCTGCATTATTAATTAGTATGTCGATGGGGCCATATTCATTAATGATCTGAGCTACTAGCGAATCAAAATGTTCACTGTGTGCCAAATCCAGCTCAACGCAGTGATGCCGTTCGGAGTGCTCACAATTAGCTTTGACCCTCTCCAGCTCATCCATTCGACGCGCCGACAAAATAAGTCTGGCTCCTTTCTTCGCCAACACATAAGCCAGTCCTTCGCCAATTCCAGAAGAAGCTCCCGTCACCCAGACAGTTTTGTGCTGAAATGAGGCCTGTTCGCTACTACTCATCGTATTACCTATCATGATATCAAGCATTAACCATAAGCCTATTTATAACGAATAATCATAGCTCCGACCACTCCTCTTTTTTGCTAAGCTAATTTCACATCACTTTTCTGACGTGCTATAACCTCCCCACTTACGGAATTCTAAGCACGAAATTAACAAATATAGGATTTTCAATGTCTGATCAGGTCTATCAGGATGCGATTACCCGTGTCCGTCGAGTCGGCGAAAGCGCCGGTGTCAATCATGAAGTTATCGAAGCCCTAATGCACCCGATGCGTACCATGGTCGCCTCACTTCCAGTGCGCATGGATGATGGCTCAACCCAGTACTTTACTGCCTACCGTTGTCGCTATAACAATGCCCTAGGGCCAACAAAGGGCGGCATCCGCTACCACCCCGACGTCAATCTACAGGAAGTTCAGGCATTGGCTTTGTGGATGACCATTAAATGTGCTGTGGTCGGCTTGCCTTATGGCGGCGGCAAAGGCGGTATTACGGTTGACCCGAAAAAACTTTCGCGTATGGAACTTGAACGTCTATCGCGCTCATACGTTCGTCAGATGGCTGACGTTATTAGCCCAGACCGTGATATCCCAGCACCGGACGTCTATACCAATGAACGAATCATGGGCTGGATGATGGACGAATACGAATACATCACCCGCAAAAAAGCACCGGGGGTCATCACCGGTAAACCATTAAGTCTTGGTGGAAGTGTTGGTCGTGACGATGCAACTGGTCGCGGCGCCTACCTGTGTATCTTGGAACTTGAGAAAAAACATAACTGGAAGCCGGAAGAGATTACCGTAGCAGTGCAAGGTTTTGGTAATGGTGGCTATCATGCCGCTCGCCTGTTACATGAGCGCGGTTATAAGATTGTTGCGATCAGCGATTCGCGTGGTGGCATTTTCTCAAGCAATGGCTTTGATGTGCCTAGCATCTACAAAGAAAAGCAGGCTACTAAGCAGGTTAAAGCGGTTTATTGCACACACTCGGTCTGTGAACAGGTTGAACACACAGCCATCAGCAATGAAGAATTGCTTGAGCTTGATGTTGATATCCTGATACCGGCAGCACTGGATGGCGTTATCGGTGGACACAATGTCGAAGACATCAAGGCCAAATACATCGTTGAAGTTGCCAATGGTCCTGTTATAAGTGATGTTGACGACACATTGCATGACAAGGGCATCCATGTCATTCCGGATGTTCTCGCCAACGCAGGCGGTGTTACAGTGTCCTATTTTGAATGGGTACAGAACCGCTCTGGATATGCCTGGGATCTTGCTACAGTGCATGAGCGACTTGAAAAAATCATGTCTGAAAGCTTTAACCGCATCTGGGACCTGGCTAAAGAAGAAGGTCGCAGCATGAGAAATGCTGCTTATACTCATGCCATGCGTAAAATTGGTGAAGCCATTGAAGCTCACGGTACTCAGGATTATTTCTCGGTTAGAGATTAATAATCATTGTATCTATATAAAAATACCCTTGTCGCTCAGAGTAGTGGCAAGGGTACCTTTCTCGATTAGTCATCAATAGCGGTTACTGACAACAAGCGTCTCCTTGCTGAATTGGTGGGCACTTCACGCTTCCATATGAGCAGTACACACAACAATCTCCCTTTAATGGCTTCAACAATGTTTTGCAGTTCGGACATTCATAAAACCACTGGCAAAAATTGGTTGGCATTATTTCTTCTGATTTCTCACCGCATTGAGGGCATGTAATAGTTGATTCTAAAATTAATTTCACACTAAACCTCCAAAGCTATCCAAACCTTCATTAGTAACTGATAATTAACACTACAACCTATTCCTAACAATTTAAATTAACAATAAAAAAAAGCCCCAGTACAAGACCAGGGCTTTGACTAACAACATGGATTAGAAAATCACATCGTCATCCATATCTTCATTAACTTTTGAGAGTAACCACTCACGAAAAGCAACCACTTTAGGGCGATCATAGGAGTTCTCTGGGCAAACCAAATCGTATGAGTAGCCACTGTCGACCACAATATCGAATGGGGCAATCAGACGACCCGTTTCGATATCCATCTGTGACAGTACGCTGTGTCCCATTGCAATACCCTGACCATGACGGGCGGCCTGCAACACCATACCTGAATGACTGAATACAGGGCCATGGTCGAGATTGACGCCAGTAACATCAGCATGTTTCAACCAGGTTCGCCATTCGTCAGTAGTCGCATCATGCAACAGAGTAACATTCTTAAGATCATCAGGAGATTTAAGATTTTTCTTTGCTGGGAAATCTGGCGAGCAGACTGGTGTCAGGTGCTCTTCAAACAGCACATCGCAACAAAGGCCATCGTACTCGCCTTTACCATAGTAAATGGCGATATCGATATCTTCGCGTACAAAATCAACTTCCACATCAGAGGCTTTGATACGAACTTCGATTTCTGGGTGTAGCTCACCAAACTCAGCAAGGCGAGGAATTAACCATAAAGTAGCAAAAGTTGGGATAACACAAACGGTTAATGACCCGGTCGCACCCTGTGCTTTAACCTGCTCGGTAGCATTGACCAGCTTCTCAAAGATATCGCGAATCTTTGGCCAATACAGTTGGCCCTCATCTGTCAGGAGCAGTTTTCTATTTCGACGAATAAATAACTGCACACCCAAAAAGTCCTCTAAGGCCTTGATTTGGTGACTGATTGCCGCCTGAGTTACGAACAACTCCTCAGCAGCTTTAGTAAAACTCAGGTGTCTTGCGGCCGCTTCAAAAGCTCTTAAACTGTTGAGCGGTGGTAAACGTCTAGACATCGCCTCTCCTTGCATTAGTTTTTTTTATACAACACATAAAAATATATCGTTTGAACCTGGTCTAACAAGTGGTTAATATTTGACCTGTCTCAAGGAGCCACCCCAGAAAGCCTTTATTTTTAAAGGATTCTGCAAAGTCAAATATGCATCGAATGAAGCTATTTTGACAAACCTTAGTAGCTCAAGGCAAACACTTTATAAAATTTTTTTAATGCATATTGTAAAATTTTATGAAGACAGTTCTCGACTTAACATTGTTTAAGTCCTCAGGAGAGGAACTCCTGTAAGTTGGTAATTTGGTTTATTGGTTTCATTGACTGACTCCTTTGTTTAGCGAGCGGGCATTAATTATATACCTACCCCCATTTGGTCCTTATGTTCCGCGGATTGCTAATAAATGGCTTGCACCTTGCAAGCCTTTTTTTTATCTTGCAACTTTCCAAGCTACCCGGCAAAAAAGCCAATCATGACCAACAATCAAAACCAGACCACTCACTCTGTCATCATGGTGCCTCCCACCGACTTTGCCTATAACGAGCAAACCGGTGCCGATAATGAGTTTCAAAATAAGCCCAACCAGGCACAAGAACACATACGCGAAGATGCATTGTGCGAATTCAATGAAATGGTAAATCGTTTACGTGACGAGCATATTGAAGTTTTATTACTTAATAAACACGCTCAGAGCCATCAGCAGTTACCTGAATTGCCGGATGCGGTATTCCCCAATAACTGGTTCTCAACCTCCAGCGACGGCACTCTTACGCTCTACCCCATGAAGACGCCCAATCGACGCGCCGAAGTTCGTCCCGAAGAACTAACCCAACTTCTCAATCGTAACGGTTATCAGGTTCACAAAACGGAACACGTCGACAAAAATCATCAACAGATACTGGAAGGTACTGGCTCTATAATCTTCGACCATAAAAACCAGATCGCCTATGCAGCCATTTCAGAGCGTTGCGACCTATCCCTGTTCGAAGACTACTGCCAACAAAGAGGCTATGCCCCAATCAGTTTCAACAGCCAAAGCAGTAACGGCAAACCCTTCTATCACACTAACGTAATGATGAGTGTCGGCGAACACTTTGTAGTGATTTGCCTGGACTCAATCAAAGATGAAAAGCAAAAGCAACAGCTGATAGATAGCTTTGCCAAGACCAAAAAGGAAGTGATTGATATAAGCTTAGAACAAACCGAGAAAAACTTCTGCGGCAATATATTGCAGCTGAATAACAACAAAGGCGACAAAATCATCGTCATGTCTGAGAGTGCTTATCAGGGCTTTTCAAAGCAACAAAAGGCTAAACTTGAAAAGCATGGCAAGTTGTTGCCCTGCTCAATTCCCACCATTGAATCTGTGGGTGGCGGTAGTGCACGCTGTATGCTTGCTGAGAATTTTCTTAAAAAAGTCTAATGGATAGCTATTCACTGGTTCCGGTCAACATTCTGCAAATTGTATTTTTTACATTAACCAGCTTTGGCGCTTTATTAGTTGCCAATCAGCGTCGGTATCAAGGCCTTTTCTGGTTATTGATAAGCACCTCCGGTTTAATGGTATTTAATCTTCTGGAAGAGACTGGAGTCAGTGAATATCTGGTTAGCCCGGTATTTTCACTAATCTGCGGGCCCTTATTTTATTGGTTTGTCAGGCAGCTGGTGTATGCAAAGACAGCACAACCTAAACATTACCTACTTCACCTGATACCTGCTGTTGTAGCACTCCCTTTTACTCATCTACCGCAACTGGTTCTGTTAGTTGGAACTCTCAGCCAGCTAGCCTATTTCACATTAAGTGTACTACTTGTCCGCCAATATCATAGAGCCAACCAGGAGTTGCGCTCAGATGCCTACACCCTCCAACTTAAATGGCTCAGTAAGTTGCTGGTAGTAGTTATTGTGTTGAGCATTGTTGATTTAACCAGAGTGAACTTACAGCCCTATCTGCCCATCCCATTACTCAAAACCTGGTACTTTTACATGCAGCTGGCTTACTTCATTCTTTTTGGTGTGTTGATATTCAAGGCAATGCGACAGCCTGAAACTTTCCAGTCTCTCTCTGAGTTTGAGGCTATCGAAGCAACGACATCTAAGCCAATAGAAGATAAAGGCCAGGCGGTAACTTTATTTAATCAGATTCACCAATACATTTTGCAACAACAGTCTTATTTGCAGCCTCGCCTTTCATTGAAGGACTTACATAGAGAGCTTGGCATTAACGAAAAAGAATTATCATGGGCTATCAATAACGGCAGCCAGCATAATTTTTGCGATTACATCAATCAGTTGCGTGTTCAACACTTCAAGTCGCTTTCCCAACAAGATAGCCGCGTAAGCATTCTGCAAATGGCAATGGATTCTGGTTTTAGTTCAAAGTCTTCTTTTAATGCTGTATTTAAAAAACATAGTGGTTTAACGCCCAGCGAATACCTCAAGTCTTTATAAATCCCAGCTTAATTAAGTCCAGAATCATCTTTCAGGACGAATTTAACACCAGTTTCTTACAGACTCAGGGTTTTCACTACTGGAGAAAACCTCATGCATCGTCTCAAGTTCATTATTAAGTCTATTGTCGTAGTGAGTATTATTTTACTCCTGACAGTACTTGCATCCGTTCCTTATGCTCTTTACAGCCCTCAATCACCAATCGTCAATGGTATTACCGCTAATCGTATTCTGCTCAAGAACGTTAATATCCTGTCCGCTGACTTTAAAAGCATATTGCCTCATCACACTGTTGTAATAGAAGACGGTATCATCACAAAACTTCCTGAGAGCACTCCAGCTGATGATAATTTTGATCTAGTTATTGATGGGCATGGTCGCTACTTAATGTCGGGACTGACCGACGTTCATACCCATATTTATGATCGAAGCGATTTATTACTGAATCTTGCCCATGGAGTTACTCAGGTTCGCGTCATGCATGGCCTCAAGCTGCAACTGGCCCTAAAGAAAGAAATACAATCTGGC
Coding sequences:
- a CDS encoding SDR family oxidoreductase, with translation MSSSEQASFQHKTVWVTGASSGIGEGLAYVLAKKGARLILSARRMDELERVKANCEHSERHHCVELDLAHSEHFDSLVAQIINEYGPIDILINNAGLSQRSKVLETDLEVHRRLMEINYFGTVKLTQSLLPHLLERKQGGVITVSSLVGKFTTPLRSAYAASKHAVTAYMDSLRAELHGQGVQFTTIYPGFIKTNLTYKALLADGSEQNKMDDAQEHGMSPEVCAEKILKAWRKGKAEAFIGGRETNAVYLKRFFPRLFARIVRSAKVT
- a CDS encoding Glu/Leu/Phe/Val family dehydrogenase, yielding MSDQVYQDAITRVRRVGESAGVNHEVIEALMHPMRTMVASLPVRMDDGSTQYFTAYRCRYNNALGPTKGGIRYHPDVNLQEVQALALWMTIKCAVVGLPYGGGKGGITVDPKKLSRMELERLSRSYVRQMADVISPDRDIPAPDVYTNERIMGWMMDEYEYITRKKAPGVITGKPLSLGGSVGRDDATGRGAYLCILELEKKHNWKPEEITVAVQGFGNGGYHAARLLHERGYKIVAISDSRGGIFSSNGFDVPSIYKEKQATKQVKAVYCTHSVCEQVEHTAISNEELLELDVDILIPAALDGVIGGHNVEDIKAKYIVEVANGPVISDVDDTLHDKGIHVIPDVLANAGGVTVSYFEWVQNRSGYAWDLATVHERLEKIMSESFNRIWDLAKEEGRSMRNAAYTHAMRKIGEAIEAHGTQDYFSVRD
- a CDS encoding GDCCVxC domain-containing (seleno)protein; translation: MKLILESTITCPQCGEKSEEIMPTNFCQWFYECPNCKTLLKPLKGDCCVYCSYGSVKCPPIQQGDACCQ
- a CDS encoding transcriptional regulator GcvA — translated: MSRRLPPLNSLRAFEAAARHLSFTKAAEELFVTQAAISHQIKALEDFLGVQLFIRRNRKLLLTDEGQLYWPKIRDIFEKLVNATEQVKAQGATGSLTVCVIPTFATLWLIPRLAEFGELHPEIEVRIKASDVEVDFVREDIDIAIYYGKGEYDGLCCDVLFEEHLTPVCSPDFPAKKNLKSPDDLKNVTLLHDATTDEWRTWLKHADVTGVNLDHGPVFSHSGMVLQAARHGQGIAMGHSVLSQMDIETGRLIAPFDIVVDSGYSYDLVCPENSYDRPKVVAFREWLLSKVNEDMDDDVIF
- the ctlX gene encoding citrulline utilization hydrolase CtlX, producing the protein MTNNQNQTTHSVIMVPPTDFAYNEQTGADNEFQNKPNQAQEHIREDALCEFNEMVNRLRDEHIEVLLLNKHAQSHQQLPELPDAVFPNNWFSTSSDGTLTLYPMKTPNRRAEVRPEELTQLLNRNGYQVHKTEHVDKNHQQILEGTGSIIFDHKNQIAYAAISERCDLSLFEDYCQQRGYAPISFNSQSSNGKPFYHTNVMMSVGEHFVVICLDSIKDEKQKQQLIDSFAKTKKEVIDISLEQTEKNFCGNILQLNNNKGDKIIVMSESAYQGFSKQQKAKLEKHGKLLPCSIPTIESVGGGSARCMLAENFLKKV
- a CDS encoding AraC family transcriptional regulator, which produces MDSYSLVPVNILQIVFFTLTSFGALLVANQRRYQGLFWLLISTSGLMVFNLLEETGVSEYLVSPVFSLICGPLFYWFVRQLVYAKTAQPKHYLLHLIPAVVALPFTHLPQLVLLVGTLSQLAYFTLSVLLVRQYHRANQELRSDAYTLQLKWLSKLLVVVIVLSIVDLTRVNLQPYLPIPLLKTWYFYMQLAYFILFGVLIFKAMRQPETFQSLSEFEAIEATTSKPIEDKGQAVTLFNQIHQYILQQQSYLQPRLSLKDLHRELGINEKELSWAINNGSQHNFCDYINQLRVQHFKSLSQQDSRVSILQMAMDSGFSSKSSFNAVFKKHSGLTPSEYLKSL